TGGGGCGCTTTGCGTCATCCTCGAAGAAATGCTCCAGTCCCACCCCGAAAACGGTAGCAATCCGCATCAGCGTCGGCAGCGTTGGCACCAGTTGGCCGGTCTCGATCTTGGATATCAGGCCCGCCGACATGCCGGTGTGGTCGCCAAGGCGCACCAGGCTCAAGTCCTTCGACTTGCGCAGCCGACGGATCTTCGGACCGATCTTGTATCGCTCCAGACCGAGCGTTTCGGCGGCCGTTTCCATCGCCTCGCCTCCAATTTCACCAGCGATAAAATGTCAGCTCCGTATTTTTAACGTAGTGCAAATTGTTTTGCACATCACGAAATCTTGTGTGGCGTGAAGGCCGTCTCTGATTTTCAATTGCATCAGTCGAAAGTTGTGAGGACTTTGAAACACGATGAATGAGTGGATCCCGAAAAGATCGATCGGCGCGGTCCCCCTGAACGGCTTGCGGACCTTCGAGGTCGTGGCGCGGCACATGTCGCTGAAGAAGGCCGCCGAGGAACTGAACGTCACGCCCTCGGCCGTCAGTCATCGCCTCCGCGTGCTTGAACGCGTGCTGGGCTGCAAGCTGATGCATCGTCAGGGCGCGGAAATGCAACTCACCCACAACGGGCGTGTGCTCGCACCGGCCCTTTCGCATGGGTTCGAGATCATCGTCGACGCGGTCGGCAATCTGCAGCCGGACTAACGCGGGCCAGCGATCGAGGCAGGAAAGAAAGGACCGGCCATGTATGGATCACTGATGGGAAATCTTCTCCGGGCTATCATCGCCGCGACGCTCACCGTCGCGGCCCTCGGCTTCAGCACGATGGCGGCCGCGGTCGAGATCGGGGCCGTAATGTCCGCGGCGCCGGTCGCCGGCACCGCTCCGGAGCAAACCGGCTGGTTCCACGAAACGGCGATGAGCGAACGGGGCGAACCCGAACCGCCA
This genomic window from Methyloceanibacter caenitepidi contains:
- a CDS encoding LysR family transcriptional regulator, translated to MNEWIPKRSIGAVPLNGLRTFEVVARHMSLKKAAEELNVTPSAVSHRLRVLERVLGCKLMHRQGAEMQLTHNGRVLAPALSHGFEIIVDAVGNLQPD